The Legionellales bacterium genome includes the window AAATAATATACCATAAAATAATAAACCCCACATTAAACCAAAAAGTCCACCATATACTAAAAAATAAATACTTAGATTGTGAATATATGTTCTTGAATCATTAAGAGAAGTATAAAATGGATTTCCAGAGCCAATTCCAAATAAAATATTTAGCCAAGAACTGTTAATCCATATTTTTATTGCCGGCAACCATTCATCATATAGTCGACCATTCGTGTAGTCCTGAGTATTTCCTGTTATATTTTGATTGTTTATACGCATTAGTAATGCTTGGAAAACCCCGTGAAAAAATAACATATATATCGATATAAGCACAAGAATCATAAAAATGCATGCTGTAGTTTTTTTCACTTTTTTCCCACTATTAATTAGATTAAATGGTTCAGTAACTGAACTACTCTTGTATTTATAGTAATGTATCGCACAAAAAATCCAAGCAATCAGACAAGCTAATATCATGGAGCGTGTAAGCGTTATCATAATTGCAAAAAATCCGATAAGTATCACTATGAAAAACAGAATTTTTTTTATTAAAATTGTATTTTTATCAAGAATATAGACAATAGGAATAACGGCATTACAGAACAATAGGGGTTCTGTAGTACGAGGATCCAATAATGTAATTCTAGATAAGCTTATAGTTAATGCGCTAAAAACTTTTTGATTATGTACTACCGTGTAATATAAATAAAAATGATATAAGCTTTGAACTATTCCCGCAAAAATTAAGACATATATTATTGATTCTAAAGTTAATTCTTTAGATGAGATTAAGCCAATAGAAATAAGTGGAATAAATAATAAATAACTTGCGCACGAGCGCATCACATAATAAAAAGAAACATTGTTTGACAATCCGATAACGGCAGAAATTGTAAAAACTAAAAGATACAATAATATTACTAAAAATAAAGGCTTGTCCCAAGGCAAGCTTTCAATACCCATTGGCAATTTTGATAAAATTATAATAGCCGTAATCGAAGGTAAAACAAGAATTAAAATATCAAATACACCTGGATATTGAGGAGCTGGATTCACCAAAAACGAAGTTATCATAAAGATTAACATGCCAAAAGGTGCATATAGTTTGTTTTCCATCTCTTTATTACCTATAAAAAATCTTTCGAATTAATTTTAAAAAATATGAAAAATATCTCATGCTAGAATTTTCTTGTTTTTGCCAAATATCTCGAAAGTTTATTAAGGTATCTGAAGGATATAATACAGATAATATTTTTATATATTCTAATTGCATGTTATGGTAAAAAGGGCTGTTATAGTTTTTCATTTTTTCGGGTTTATACAAATCGTAAATAGTCCACTTTGAAGTAGTAAAATACGGGAGCATTTTTTCTAGTGATTGTATAGCTTCACTCCATAAATTTTTGTATTCAGGATCTTTCGTCCAATATTGTATTTCCCATAAGCATATTAGACTCGCCATGAAACCATTTATTACAATTGAAGGAGATTGAGGATACTCTTCAAAATAAGAACATTTTTCTAATGGAAAAATAGCTAAATATCCACCTTCTTCTACTGGTATATAAAATTTTGCTAATGCATTTTTCATAGCAATGTAGTAACGGACTTCTTTCGTATACTGCCATGCTCTTAACATTACAACTGCACCTCTTGCTTGCGCTAAAGCAGATGACCAGGGACTTTTCGAGTTAAACCAATTAAATTCGTAGTTCCATGCGCCATCGTCTGTTTGAATTTTTTCAAAATAATCCGTGTAATGTAGAAATTTCTTTAATATGCACTCGTTCCTCTCAGAGATATATAAGTCATTTAACGCAAGAGCATACTGAAAGGCCGCCTCTGGGTTTAATTGCTGTCCAATGTCACGATAATATAATACGATAATACCTTCATTATTAGTAAGATTAAATTGCAGTTTATTTTTATAATCCATTAAATAATAAGCATATTCACTACTTGTATACTCCTGAAACGATTTTGCATCATATACTCTAGCTTTTGCTGGCAGATACCAAAAGGAATATGTTGATGTATTTATTTTTAGTAAATATTTACCATAATCAATCAAAATGCTACTAATATTTTTTAATATTTTCATTACGTTCTCATAACCCCTGCTGACATTCTATTTGCTCTTGAGTTTAGTAAATATATTTGCATTATTGGTTTTATTACATACCATAGCAAGATGAATAAAGCTAAATCGGCACTCATAAACCTCACCATTAAGTAACCTACAACAACAAAGACTAACTCATATGTCCCATATCTTACTATAAGCATAGAATCATGGAGGAAACAGTTTATTCTGTAATATATAATCTGCAGTCTAGCATTAAAGAAAAAACCAATAATAAGCACTGTAATATATTGCATAGCAAAAATCTTTATATTGCTAGAAAATGTATTTACAAAAATTAACAGCATAACTATGGATCCAAAACTCAAAATTGATGAGTTAATATTTGGAAGCTTACCGGACTGAATGTTTTCCCACTTTGATAGCTTAAATCCAATATAGGAATCGATAAAAATTGATTTAGCTGATGCATAAATTCTTGTGCACAATGAAATCAGTGTCAAAAAACCTGGAGCAAATTTAAAAAACATCGTTCGCGTTATAGTTTGAAAAAATTGCTGCCCAAATATAGAATAGATATGTTTTATAAAAATCATAAGCACGTTAAAAGAACTAAGATTACTATTTTCAATAATAATTTTAGTTCTTTGTTTCATAGCTGCAAGAAATATAATTTGGAAAAAAGGGATTAAACAACATGCAAGTATTATTCCTGAAACTAAATTTTTTGTATGTAGAAAATAAAAAAACAAAATTACTGGGATCAATATAAAATTTGGCAACACATTAATTATTTGAGAGCCAAGAAAGGCGCCTAATTTCTGTTTATATGTTACAATTGTTGCAATAATTAAATTAAGAGCGCTGCCTATAACTACAGCGAAAAATAATATATCAAATTTGCTATTTGTCAAATAACAAATTCCAAAACCAATAGTTGATGAAATAATCAATGCTACAAATCCACAATAAGCTAATATTTTATGAAATGGCAAATAATTGCAAAGATTAAGTGTCGCCAATTTAATAGCATCCATTGATAATGCTGATGAATAGAAAATTGAAAGATAGACTTGTAACCTGTCATTTTCCGCAGTAAATCCCAAAATGCTAATAATAAGAATTTCTCTAAAAATACCAAAAACAACACTTGTCAGGGAAATAAAAACGGATATATAGTAATGATTATTCGCCTTATTAATAATTTTTAAATCTGATTTAAACCTCATTGCTTTTTTTATATCCTAAAACAATTGATCTTATATAGCAAAAAATAATTGCCACAACAAAACCTAAAAAAGCACATGAAATGACTATTGCTATCCGAGGTGTGGAGATTTTTTTAGTAATTACACTATTTTCTAATTTTGGTAAAACCATGCTTTTCATCTGCAATTCCAACAAATCTTTTTCATATGATCTAATGTAAGCTGGCTCAATCATGGATATATTAATTGTATTTTCTTGAGAAATACTTGCTAAGAAATATAATGTTTTGTTTAAATTTATGTTTTGGCCTGTATATTTTTTCTTATCACCCATAGTTTTTCTAGTTACATTAAGAGATTCTTGAATATTTTTTATCAAACTTATAAATCCTTGTCTTTTGAAATCAAACAGTTTTTTTTCCTGATCATATATTTTAGAGTAAATTTCATTGAAAATTTTCATGGCATTGTTATAGGATCTTGTATTATCCTCTGCAGTCAATAATATTTTATTGCTTGGCAGTAAACTTGCGATTAAATTATTTAACAACCCAGTACTCTTATTATTTTTTATGATGTATTCAGGAGTAATTTCTTCGTTTATAGATTGAATTAATAATCTCGTGTTTTCTAAAGGGGTTATCGTTGATGAATTTGGGTTATAATAAGAGGCTACTGACAATATCTGAGTATGAATATATTTTCCAGGAATGATTAACGACAGAACAATACCTAGAATAGCGAAACAAATAATGAAGCTTGCATAAGTTTTTTTTTCATTTAAAATTGTTCTGAGTATAAACTCCATTTTGGCGTCCTTTATGAATTTCATAGCTAATAAAACTTGGCGAATTGTGAACTTGAAACAAACTTAAGTCAATACACATATTGGTGCATAAAATTAAGGCTCTATACTCAACGCAATCAGATTTTAGGCGAGCCTCCAAGCTAAAGCTACGAAGAAGTATATACAGAAACATATAACTGAGTAGCCTTAGCTCGGCAACAAAGCCTAAAATTCAAGTGTGAAGAGTATATTTAAAACAAAACTTGACCATATTTTTTGCGTTTTGTATGCTTTAGACCACGCTCACACATATATAAAGAACATCTCATGAAAATGATTTTTGATTTAATAATAGCTTCCTTTATATT containing:
- a CDS encoding O-antigen ligase family protein, which encodes MENKLYAPFGMLIFMITSFLVNPAPQYPGVFDILILVLPSITAIIILSKLPMGIESLPWDKPLFLVILLYLLVFTISAVIGLSNNVSFYYVMRSCASYLLFIPLISIGLISSKELTLESIIYVLIFAGIVQSLYHFYLYYTVVHNQKVFSALTISLSRITLLDPRTTEPLLFCNAVIPIVYILDKNTILIKKILFFIVILIGFFAIMITLTRSMILACLIAWIFCAIHYYKYKSSSVTEPFNLINSGKKVKKTTACIFMILVLISIYMLFFHGVFQALLMRINNQNITGNTQDYTNGRLYDEWLPAIKIWINSSWLNILFGIGSGNPFYTSLNDSRTYIHNLSIYFLVYGGLFGLMWGLLFYGILFSSLLKKAKQLKCIEYLGLACLLLCLFIYAQFFAVHKLLIYNILIWSIASQAILKREV